GTAGGGAAACATCACAGGTTTAGTCCCACCCATCTCCTCTAAGTCCAGGGCTTGGGCGGAAGTAGAGCTTTCACTGACAAAGAGGCAGGCAGGATTAAGGAAcggaggtgggaaggaaggaaagctctGGTGTCCTGGGCCTTCATTTACCCGGATGTTGCCAGGTGTGGGCTCCTGACCACCCAGGTAGTGCTGGTGGAAGAAAGATCGCAGCTGCGGCTGGAGCCGCTGCAGTGGCTGGAAATGCCCATGGAGAAGCATCACCACATCCACCATGGAGAAGTTCTGGCACAAAAGGGAGAGCAGAGCTCCGAAGAATCCTAGGGAGAGGGGCAGAAGTAAGCAACTGCCTTCGCCTCCTTGCCTAGCCCACACAAGCTGTCAGCCTAATCCTTCTTAGTAAAGAAGGCCAACTACCCCCAACCCGTGCCAGTTCCCAAGACCACAGCACCCCCATTTTGCTTACCAAGAGCCCCATCAGCCCCGGGCTCAAAGATATTGCTGGATCCACTGAGGCGCTGGATGAAGGCAGCGATGCTCTCACTGCTGCCGGCCCTGGCCCCCAGGGAGCCCAGGAGGGAGCTCAGCACGCCCTGCACCACTGAGGTGAAAAACTCGGGCGGCAGGCTCTCAGGACCCAAGCCTCCAGGACTCCCTGTCCCACCAGAAGGGGACCCTGGTGGGGGTGTGGTCTGCTGCtcgggggcagggggtgggggtggcggtggtggaggtggtggaggggcaGTCTGTGATGCCTAGCAGAGAAGGAATTGAGAAGAGAAGACAAAGACCACAGGGTCAAGGACATGAAATTGCATCAAGAGGGCACAAAACAACAGgcgaaggagaaggggaagagagctgGATTCTGatcttaaaacaacaaccaaacaaacaatttttATCACTGTACTCAATGTGTATGGGCATTCTGCTTGCCTATGTGTCTGTGAAATGTGTGCCTAGTTCCCATGTGgagcagaagagggcaacagatccctggaactggagttgcagatggttgtgaaccaccatgtgggtgctggaaatcgaacccaggtccctctgaaagagcagcaagatcAGCTAGCTCTGATCTTAACTTCTTAAGCCATAACACTCAGGGACAGACACTCAACAGAGGGGCATGAAACCAAACAACTACCTCCCTGCCTCtcagaccaggaagcaggagcagagctAACTTTCAGGCAGGCATCCAGGAATTTTCAGGTCCCCTCCCCTCACATCACTAAGGCTCTTACTCAGCAGCTACAGAATGGCAACCAAGTACCAATGTTCTAATGGGCTGGGGGACAAAGGGCAGGACAGCCACTCACCTGCAAGAAATCGGTCATGCCCTGGAGAAAGGCAGGAACCCCGGGCATTGCAACAGTGATGGTGggggaggccaggccaggcccgGCAGCCCCTGGCCCTGCAGGCCCGAGCAGGTTCCCCAGGAGCTGAGAGAACTGAAGGTCGGCTGCTGAGGGctgaggagggggaggctgggcagGACCCCCAGGAGCAGGGCCAGCGGTTGTAGCTGTGTTGGTAGTGCCAGCACTAGCTGAAGCAGTGGCAGGAGCCGGAGctggagcctgagcctgagctggggccggagccggagccggagccggagccatTCCTGGAGTCCCCTGAGCTGtcaggaaccaaaaaaaaaaaaaaaagtacaatttgAATAAAAGCCAGATTATAGCTGCCCCATTCTGGTCTTTAAGAACTAagacggccgggcggtggtggcggtgcacgcctttaatcccagcactcaggaggcagagacaggtggatctctgtgagttcaaggccagcctgggctaccaagtgattagccaggaaaggcgcaaagctctacagagagaaaccctgtctagaaaaaacaaaaaaaacaaaaaaccaaaaaaaaagaactaagacATTCTACAAGGACTAGGACATACAGTGAGCAGGACAGAAGGGTCATCAGGACAGTTGTCACAGATGCCCCTTTGCCCCGAAATCttactcagtagcccaggctagcttagaAATTGAAAGTCTACGGTCTAgtatgtccttgaactcacagtactCACAGCTGCAGCTGGCAACACAGAGAGTTTGAGCTAGAGAAGAACAGGACTCACCCACAAGGACAGGCTGCATAAGAAGTTGCCCCACAAGGCCGCTCACCATCTGGGCCAATGAAGTGTTTGTACCCAGCCCAGTGCCCTGCTGGAGGACAGGAAAAGGATTCAGTCTTGTCCTTCCCACAATCCACCAGGATTTCCCCACGGGTGTTTCCCCTAACCCTTGCTCACCAGAGTCCCAGAGACGGGAGGACCCCCAGGATGGGAAGGCCGAGCCTGTGGAGGAGTGGGCCGGGCAATCACCACCCGAGTTGGTGCTGTTGGGAAGCCAGGCACCTGCTGTCCTGTGGGCAGAGAGACCAAAGATGGCTGAGGGCCCAGTCCTGGCCCGCCAGCAGACAATACCCACCACCATGaactaggccccacctcccaggCCTCCCTTTCCAGGTCATTACCTGCGGCCGCGGAGGCAACAGCTGCCACCATGGCCTGATGAGTGATCTGGTGGGCGACGGCGTGCATGAACTcagggggcagggagggcagcTGGATGAGGGTGGAGCCTGGGGGGTGGGTCTGATGTAACCTTGAACCTGGACCCCTTCAACCCACCCACTCAGCCCTACCCCTTTTCTACCCAGAACTCTCAGCCTGCTCTGATAATCTAGTTCTTACCCAGGGTCTGTCCATGACCAGGAGGTCCCAGGGGACCAGTGGGAGCACTTGGGCCACCGCCAGGCTGTGATCCAGAATCTGAGCAGGGAAGACAGCCAGAAAATGTAAGAATGGCAGGGCCAAGCTTGGCTGCACCCTCCTGAGATCTTCCATTCTGTAGGCCTCCAGAAACCCTGTCCTTTCCTCCACTGCAACAGGAAGGCTGGGTTCCCTTTACACAAACCCGAGGAAgagcccctcccctcctgccccttcccACACCGCAGCTCTAGAGCTGGCCGGAATTCCCTCCCAGCTCCTGCTGCTCTTCTCTGCCAGCAACTGTCCCTAGCTCACCTTGAATGTTCATGTGCATCATGACCACAGGTTCCACGCTCTGATGGGAAATCCGGATGACCCGTGGATGGCTGGTAGCTGGTGGTGGAGCTGGCCCCGGTGGGGGAGCTCCTTCAGTTGATGAGTCAACAGTGGTAGCAGATGGAGGCAGGGATGAGGCCTGGCCAGAACCTGGGGATGCTGCCTCCGAACTGGGAGCTGGTGGAGCCCTAGACCCATTGCCTGTCATGGTCACAGTAGTTCCCACATTGATCTGGAAGAGAGATGGACAGGCAGAGATGAGAAAACACAAGGGTCTAACCTAGAGTCTAAAGACTCCACATGCTTTGTCATCTCAGGTTTCCCCAGTTTTCTTGCTCTCTAGCCTCCCAGCAGCCATTTGGGTCATCCCAGTCTACCATGCCCTCTGTTCTCCCTCCAGCCAGGTTCCCTGCACCCACCTGAATGGGAATGGCCGCCTGCTGGAGCACCATGGGAGTCGTGTAGTGAGACATTGGCCGTACCACGTGTAGGTGCCGTGGGGGTGCACAGGCTAGATTGCAGCGCAGGTCGGACAGCGCCACGAAAGTGTTGCCCAGTAGCCGTAGGCTCTCCCCCACCAGGTTGATCAACCTCTGGTCCTCCTCACGGCCCTCATGCTGTGCCCAGGCCAAACCCAGAAAAGCAAGAGATTAAGAATAGGGATGATGCCTTCTCAGACTGTCACGTCCTCTGTCTTTGGAGACTTCTACATGAACCAAAGCTTTTCAATTTTCAAGTAAATGCTATTTAATATACACAGAGCTTTCCACAAAACCCAGCAAAGGTTAAGTAACCACGCATAATTCTTTTTCACTCGGTAGACTTCCTAAATAATTAAGGACACAACAGGTCCAAAGACTGTCGTCCCCATCACAGCAGACCATTCACCTATCGAGGGGGATTTCTGTGCTAACCCTGAGGACAGTGAAGAGCTATCTGCATCTCAACCTGCTGCTTCCAGGTATTAGGAGGGAAGGCCGTCAAAAGGCTCACATTGTTGTTGTAGTCCGCAGTGGCAGCAGCACCTAGGACCTCACAGTAGCGCTGCAGGAAGGGCTGAAGACGGCGCTGTAACCGCTGCAGCTCCTGGAGCACCTCCACATGCTCTGCAGGGGAAGGGTGGCTGTGGAAACACCAGGGCAGCTGAGCTGAGCCTTTCCTCAGGACACCCCCTGCCATCCCCAGGGCTTCTCTTTGCTCTCCTAAGACAAGCAGAgatggaaaggagaaagcaaacgcccccgcccccccaagcAAGGTCCTGTGCAAAGGGGGCAATGAGAGCTCAAAGCCAGGGCAGGCTTCTGCGGCCACAGCGTGGGAGACATCAGACAATCTTGCCTCAGAGACAACAGTGCTACCTAAGAGCTGCCCTTTGACCCCACAATACTACAAGCATTAAGACCCCCTGCAAGCACTTTCCTCCCTTCACAtccttcctggtcctcacactacCCCGTGACCACTCCTCCAAGTCCCCAAAGGTTCCCTCCGTCTCTCACTTGGGTGCATTCGTCTCTGGCGCAGGTGTGGGGCCCGCTGGAGCTGGGCCAGAAGGGGTAAGCTCTGGAGTCTGGGCTGGAGTGCGTTCCTCCATTTCTTCTGACTCCATAGGCTCTCGAGGAGGTGCTTCACTTTCGACTGGTTCTgatgtttgtgagttcaaggctactgtCTCTGAGGCCACAGTCGGCGTCTGCGGGGGTGGCTGACTAGCCTGTGCTTGGGGTCCCCCTCGACACTGAATGTGGAAGAAGAGTAAGGACACCAAGGGCAAGATGAAATTACTACTGCTGAGGGTTATGCAGACCACGGAAGTCGAGAGTGGAGATGATGCCCCACTGAGGCTCCCTGAAGGCAGGGCTGTGTATCCCTATGACTGGCAGAAATTGGATGCACAGTGAGTATCTGTAATATTTACAGAGTAGAGACTATGTTTCCCTAATTTCCATAAGGAGAGGAAATGGCCACAAGCTGTGGCTATAACAAAACTGATAAAGTTAGGATACCCCCATACTGAAAATGACAGTTAAGAAATTCAAAAACtggagactggagaaatggctcaatggttaagagctctggttcttcttccagaggacgtgggctcaattctcagcacctacatagtggctcacaactgtctgtaactccagttcaaaatatccaacactctcacatagacatacatacaggaaaaacaccagtacatatttaaaaaaaatatcaaaaactgccaggtagggctggagagatggctcatcagttaagagcactggctgctcttccagaggtcctgagttcaattcccagcaaccacatggtgactcacaaccatctgtaatgagatctggtgccctcttctgacctgcaagcatacatgtaggcagaacactgtatacataataaattaataaatcttaaaaaaaaaaaaaaaagaaaaaaaaaaaaaccctgccaggtggtggtggaggagcacacctttaatctcagcactcgggaggcagaggcaggaagatctctgagttcaaagccagtctcgtctaaagaaagaaagacaagaaaagaaaaaaggaaggaaggaaggaaaggaaaaaggaatttaaaaactgGGGCATGCAGCCATGCATGTGCCTcacacctataatcacagcacctAAGAGgcacattgtgagttcaagaaaGCCCAGGacagaatgggttttgttttgttttttaaaaaaaggctacTTCTTTCAATGAAGGGAATCTATGACACATCATCGTCAGGAAGATTGGCAGCAGCCTagaacagtggcacatgcctcaaAGTCTCACTTGAGAAGCTGTGGCAGGCAGACTGGCAGGAACGAGAGAGACAGCCTCACAAAGAGACTTTCTTTGCCTGAAAGAACAACTACCCAGAAAACCTAGGGCAGAAAGGCAGACTCCTGCAGCCAATGTGAGTGTGGCTAGGACTGTTCTTACCGCAAGACCATGAGAGGAGACTCTAGCCTGACAGACTTGCCCACTCACCTCCATCCGGGACAGTAAGGTCTGTATGTCTCTGATCATGTGCTGAGCCATCACCAGCCGTACCCGGGGCTCACTCTACAATATAAGGAGGATGATCAGAGCAGCTGAGACGAAGCCATGAGCTCCACAACATACTACAACAGCTCCCAGGCATCTCCTCAGCCAGGTCCTCCCCCCCCTTATGGCCTCCTTCTCCCAGATCCCCTTCCCTGACCCTCCCAGGCCCCTGAATACCTGAATTGGGGCCTGTTCCATGTTGATGTGAACATCCACAGCAGAGCCGTCACTCTGGGGAAAGGGTAAGGGAAGTTGCTCTGGGAGAAGCCACATACTAAGGCCTCCATACTG
This DNA window, taken from Peromyscus maniculatus bairdii isolate BWxNUB_F1_BW_parent chromosome 21, HU_Pman_BW_mat_3.1, whole genome shotgun sequence, encodes the following:
- the Bag6 gene encoding large proline-rich protein BAG6 isoform X5 gives rise to the protein MEPSDSSSTTMEEPDSLEVLVKTLDSQTRTFIVGAQMNVKEFKEHIAASVSIPSEKQRLIYQGRVLQDDKKLQEYNVGGKVIHLVERAPPQTQLPSGASSGTGSASAAHGGAPLPGTRGPGASVHDRNANSYVMVGTFNLPSDGSAVDVHINMEQAPIQSEPRVRLVMAQHMIRDIQTLLSRMECRGGPQAQASQPPPQTPTVASETVALNSQTSEPVESEAPPREPMESEEMEERTPAQTPELTPSGPAPAGPTPAPETNAPNHPSPAEHVEVLQELQRLQRRLQPFLQRYCEVLGAAATADYNNNHEGREEDQRLINLVGESLRLLGNTFVALSDLRCNLACAPPRHLHVVRPMSHYTTPMVLQQAAIPIQINVGTTVTMTGNGSRAPPAPSSEAASPGSGQASSLPPSATTVDSSTEGAPPPGPAPPPATSHPRVIRISHQSVEPVVMMHMNIQDSGSQPGGGPSAPTGPLGPPGHGQTLGQQVPGFPTAPTRVVIARPTPPQARPSHPGGPPVSGTLQGTGLGTNTSLAQMVSGLVGQLLMQPVLVAQGTPGMAPAPAPAPAPAQAQAPAPAPATASASAGTTNTATTAGPAPGGPAQPPPPQPSAADLQFSQLLGNLLGPAGPGAAGPGLASPTITVAMPGVPAFLQGMTDFLQASQTAPPPPPPPPPPPPAPEQQTTPPPGSPSGGTGSPGGLGPESLPPEFFTSVVQGVLSSLLGSLGARAGSSESIAAFIQRLSGSSNIFEPGADGALGFFGALLSLLCQNFSMVDVVMLLHGHFQPLQRLQPQLRSFFHQHYLGGQEPTPGNIRMATHTLITGLEEYVRESFSLVQVQPGVDIIRTNLEFLQEQFNSIAAHVLHCTDSGFGARLLELCNQGLFECLALNLHCLGGQQMELAAVINGRIRRMSRGVNPSLVSWLTTMMGLRLQVVLEHMPVGPDAILRYVRRVGDPPQTLPEEPMEVQGAERTSPEPQRENASPAPGTTAEEAMSRGPPPAPEGGSRDEQDGASADAEPWAAAVPPEWVPIIQQDIQSQRKVKPQPPLSDAYLSGMPAKRRKTMQGEGPQLLLSEAVSRAAKAAGARPLTSPESLSRDLEAPEVQESYRQQLRSDIQKRLQEDPNYSPQRFPNAHRAFADDP
- the Bag6 gene encoding large proline-rich protein BAG6 isoform X3, with the protein product MEPSDSSSTTMEEPDSLEVLVKTLDSQTRTFIVGAQMNVKEFKEHIAASVSIPSEKQRLIYQGRVLQDDKKLQEYNVGGKVIHLVERAPPQTQLPSGASSGTGSASAAHGGAPLPGTRGPGASVHDRNANSYVMVGTFNLPSEPRVRLVMAQHMIRDIQTLLSRMECRGGPQAQASQPPPQTPTVASETVALNSQTSEPVESEAPPREPMESEEMEERTPAQTPELTPSGPAPAGPTPAPETNAPNHPSPAEHVEVLQELQRLQRRLQPFLQRYCEVLGAAATADYNNNHEGREEDQRLINLVGESLRLLGNTFVALSDLRCNLACAPPRHLHVVRPMSHYTTPMVLQQAAIPIQINVGTTVTMTGNGSRAPPAPSSEAASPGSGQASSLPPSATTVDSSTEGAPPPGPAPPPATSHPRVIRISHQSVEPVVMMHMNIQDSGSQPGGGPSAPTGPLGPPGHGQTLGSTLIQLPSLPPEFMHAVAHQITHQAMVAAVASAAAGQQVPGFPTAPTRVVIARPTPPQARPSHPGGPPVSGTLQGTGLGTNTSLAQMVSGLVGQLLMQPVLVAQGTPGMAPAPAPAPAPAQAQAPAPAPATASASAGTTNTATTAGPAPGGPAQPPPPQPSAADLQFSQLLGNLLGPAGPGAAGPGLASPTITVAMPGVPAFLQGMTDFLQASQTAPPPPPPPPPPPPAPEQQTTPPPGSPSGGTGSPGGLGPESLPPEFFTSVVQGVLSSLLGSLGARAGSSESIAAFIQRLSGSSNIFEPGADGALGFFGALLSLLCQNFSMVDVVMLLHGHFQPLQRLQPQLRSFFHQHYLGGQEPTPGNIRMATHTLITGLEEYVRESFSLVQVQPGVDIIRTNLEFLQEQFNSIAAHVLHCTDSGFGARLLELCNQGLFECLALNLHCLGGQQMELAAVINGRIRRMSRGVNPSLVSWLTTMMGLRLQVVLEHMPVGPDAILRYVRRVGDPPQTLPEEPMEVQGAERTSPEPQRENASPAPGTTAEEAMSRGPPPAPEGGSRDEQDGASADAEPWAAAVPPEWVPIIQQDIQSQRKVKPQPPLSDAYLSGMPAKRRKTMQGEGPQLLLSEAVSRAAKAAGARPLTSPESLSRDLEAPEVQESYRQQLRSDIQKRLQEDPNYSPQRFPNAHRAFADDP
- the Bag6 gene encoding large proline-rich protein BAG6 isoform X14 yields the protein MEPSDSSSTTMEEPDSLEVLVKTLDSQTRTFIVGAQMNVKEFKEHIAASVSIPSEKQRLIYQGRVLQDDKKLQEYNVGGKVIHLVERAPPQTQLPSGASSGTGSASAAHGGAPLPGTRGPGASVHDRNANSYVMVGTFNLPSDGSAVDVHINMEQAPIQSEPRVRLVMAQHMIRDIQTLLSRMECRGGPQAQASQPPPQTPTVASETVALNSQTSEPVESEAPPREPMESEEMEERTPAQTPELTPSGPAPAGPTPAPETNAPNHPSPAEHVEVLQELQRLQRRLQPFLQRYCEVLGAAATADYNNNHEGREEDQRLINLVGESLRLLGNTFVALSDLRCNLACAPPRHLHVVRPMSHYTTPMVLQQAAIPIQINVGTTVTMTGNGSRAPPAPSSEAASPGSGQASSLPPSATTVDSSTEGAPPPGPAPPPATSHPRVIRISHQSVEPVVMMHMNIQDSGSQPGGGPSAPTGPLGPPGHGQTLGQQVPGFPTAPTRVVIARPTPPQARPSHPGGPPVSGTLGTGLGTNTSLAQMVSGLVGQLLMQPVLVAQGTPGMAPAPAPAPAPAQAQAPAPAPATASASAGTTNTATTAGPAPGGPAQPPPPQPSAADLQFSQLLGNLLGPAGPGAAGPGLASPTITVAMPGVPAFLQGMTDFLQASQTAPPPPPPPPPPPPAPEQQTTPPPGSPSGGTGSPGGLGPESLPPEFFTSVVQGVLSSLLGSLGARAGSSESIAAFIQRLSGSSNIFEPGADGALGFFGALLSLLCQNFSMVDVVMLLHGHFQPLQRLQPQLRSFFHQHYLGGQEPTPGNIRMATHTLITGLEEYVRESFSLVQVQPGVDIIRTNLEFLQEQFNSIAAHVLHCTDSGFGARLLELCNQGLFECLALNLHCLGGQQMELAAVINGRIRRMSRGVNPSLVSWLTTMMGLRLQVVLEHMPVGPDAILRYVRRVGDPPQTLPEEPMEVQGAERTSPEPQRENASPAPGTTAEEAMSRGPPPAPEGGSRDEQDGASADAEPWAAAVPPEWVPIIQQDIQSQRKVKPQPPLSDAYLSGMPAKRRKLRSDIQKRLQEDPNYSPQRFPNAHRAFADDP
- the Bag6 gene encoding large proline-rich protein BAG6 isoform X10, with product MEPSDSSSTTMEEPDSLEVLVKTLDSQTRTFIVGAQMNVKEFKEHIAASVSIPSEKQRLIYQGRVLQDDKKLQEYNVGGKVIHLVERAPPQTQLPSGASSGTGSASAAHGGAPLPGTRGPGASVHDRNANSYVMVGTFNLPSEPRVRLVMAQHMIRDIQTLLSRMECRGGPQAQASQPPPQTPTVASETVALNSQTSEPVESEAPPREPMESEEMEERTPAQTPELTPSGPAPAGPTPAPETNAPNHPSPAEHVEVLQELQRLQRRLQPFLQRYCEVLGAAATADYNNNHEGREEDQRLINLVGESLRLLGNTFVALSDLRCNLACAPPRHLHVVRPMSHYTTPMVLQQAAIPIQINVGTTVTMTGNGSRAPPAPSSEAASPGSGQASSLPPSATTVDSSTEGAPPPGPAPPPATSHPRVIRISHQSVEPVVMMHMNIQDSGSQPGGGPSAPTGPLGPPGHGQTLGQQVPGFPTAPTRVVIARPTPPQARPSHPGGPPVSGTLGTGLGTNTSLAQMVSGLVGQLLMQPVLVAQGTPGMAPAPAPAPAPAQAQAPAPAPATASASAGTTNTATTAGPAPGGPAQPPPPQPSAADLQFSQLLGNLLGPAGPGAAGPGLASPTITVAMPGVPAFLQGMTDFLQASQTAPPPPPPPPPPPPAPEQQTTPPPGSPSGGTGSPGGLGPESLPPEFFTSVVQGVLSSLLGSLGARAGSSESIAAFIQRLSGSSNIFEPGADGALGFFGALLSLLCQNFSMVDVVMLLHGHFQPLQRLQPQLRSFFHQHYLGGQEPTPGNIRMATHTLITGLEEYVRESFSLVQVQPGVDIIRTNLEFLQEQFNSIAAHVLHCTDSGFGARLLELCNQGLFECLALNLHCLGGQQMELAAVINGRIRRMSRGVNPSLVSWLTTMMGLRLQVVLEHMPVGPDAILRYVRRVGDPPQTLPEEPMEVQGAERTSPEPQRENASPAPGTTAEEAMSRGPPPAPEGGSRDEQDGASADAEPWAAAVPPEWVPIIQQDIQSQRKVKPQPPLSDAYLSGMPAKRRKTMQGEGPQLLLSEAVSRAAKAAGARPLTSPESLSRDLEAPEVQESYRQQLRSDIQKRLQEDPNYSPQRFPNAHRAFADDP
- the Bag6 gene encoding large proline-rich protein BAG6 isoform X16 codes for the protein MEPSDSSSTTMEEPDSLEVLVKTLDSQTRTFIVGAQMNVKEFKEHIAASVSIPSEKQRLIYQGRVLQDDKKLQEYNVGGKVIHLVERAPPQTQLPSGASSGTGSASAAHGGAPLPGTRGPGASVHDRNANSYVMVGTFNLPSEPRVRLVMAQHMIRDIQTLLSRMECRGGPQAQASQPPPQTPTVASETVALNSQTSEPVESEAPPREPMESEEMEERTPAQTPELTPSGPAPAGPTPAPETNAPNHPSPAEHVEVLQELQRLQRRLQPFLQRYCEVLGAAATADYNNNHEGREEDQRLINLVGESLRLLGNTFVALSDLRCNLACAPPRHLHVVRPMSHYTTPMVLQQAAIPIQINVGTTVTMTGNGSRAPPAPSSEAASPGSGQASSLPPSATTVDSSTEGAPPPGPAPPPATSHPRVIRISHQSVEPVVMMHMNIQDSGSQPGGGPSAPTGPLGPPGHGQTLGQQVPGFPTAPTRVVIARPTPPQARPSHPGGPPVSGTLGTGLGTNTSLAQMVSGLVGQLLMQPVLVAQGTPGMAPAPAPAPAPAQAQAPAPAPATASASAGTTNTATTAGPAPGGPAQPPPPQPSAADLQFSQLLGNLLGPAGPGAAGPGLASPTITVAMPGVPAFLQGMTDFLQASQTAPPPPPPPPPPPPAPEQQTTPPPGSPSGGTGSPGGLGPESLPPEFFTSVVQGVLSSLLGSLGARAGSSESIAAFIQRLSGSSNIFEPGADGALGFFGALLSLLCQNFSMVDVVMLLHGHFQPLQRLQPQLRSFFHQHYLGGQEPTPGNIRMATHTLITGLEEYVRESFSLVQVQPGVDIIRTNLEFLQEQFNSIAAHVLHCTDSGFGARLLELCNQGLFECLALNLHCLGGQQMELAAVINGRIRRMSRGVNPSLVSWLTTMMGLRLQVVLEHMPVGPDAILRYVRRVGDPPQTLPEEPMEVQGAERTSPEPQRENASPAPGTTAEEAMSRGPPPAPEGGSRDEQDGASADAEPWAAAVPPEWVPIIQQDIQSQRKVKPQPPLSDAYLSGMPAKRRKLRSDIQKRLQEDPNYSPQRFPNAHRAFADDP
- the Bag6 gene encoding large proline-rich protein BAG6 isoform X9, yielding MEPSDSSSTTMEEPDSLEVLVKTLDSQTRTFIVGAQMNVKEFKEHIAASVSIPSEKQRLIYQGRVLQDDKKLQEYNVGGKVIHLVERAPPQTQLPSGASSGTGSASAAHGGAPLPGTRGPGASVHDRNANSYVMVGTFNLPSEPRVRLVMAQHMIRDIQTLLSRMECRGGPQAQASQPPPQTPTVASETVALNSQTSEPVESEAPPREPMESEEMEERTPAQTPELTPSGPAPAGPTPAPETNAPNHPSPAEHVEVLQELQRLQRRLQPFLQRYCEVLGAAATADYNNNHEGREEDQRLINLVGESLRLLGNTFVALSDLRCNLACAPPRHLHVVRPMSHYTTPMVLQQAAIPIQINVGTTVTMTGNGSRAPPAPSSEAASPGSGQASSLPPSATTVDSSTEGAPPPGPAPPPATSHPRVIRISHQSVEPVVMMHMNIQDSGSQPGGGPSAPTGPLGPPGHGQTLGQQVPGFPTAPTRVVIARPTPPQARPSHPGGPPVSGTLQGTGLGTNTSLAQMVSGLVGQLLMQPVLVAQGTPGMAPAPAPAPAPAQAQAPAPAPATASASAGTTNTATTAGPAPGGPAQPPPPQPSAADLQFSQLLGNLLGPAGPGAAGPGLASPTITVAMPGVPAFLQGMTDFLQASQTAPPPPPPPPPPPPAPEQQTTPPPGSPSGGTGSPGGLGPESLPPEFFTSVVQGVLSSLLGSLGARAGSSESIAAFIQRLSGSSNIFEPGADGALGFFGALLSLLCQNFSMVDVVMLLHGHFQPLQRLQPQLRSFFHQHYLGGQEPTPGNIRMATHTLITGLEEYVRESFSLVQVQPGVDIIRTNLEFLQEQFNSIAAHVLHCTDSGFGARLLELCNQGLFECLALNLHCLGGQQMELAAVINGRIRRMSRGVNPSLVSWLTTMMGLRLQVVLEHMPVGPDAILRYVRRVGDPPQTLPEEPMEVQGAERTSPEPQRENASPAPGTTAEEAMSRGPPPAPEGGSRDEQDGASADAEPWAAAVPPEWVPIIQQDIQSQRKVKPQPPLSDAYLSGMPAKRRKTMQGEGPQLLLSEAVSRAAKAAGARPLTSPESLSRDLEAPEVQESYRQQLRSDIQKRLQEDPNYSPQRFPNAHRAFADDP
- the Bag6 gene encoding large proline-rich protein BAG6 isoform X11, yielding MEPSDSSSTTMEEPDSLEVLVKTLDSQTRTFIVGAQMNVKEFKEHIAASVSIPSEKQRLIYQGRVLQDDKKLQEYNVGGKVIHLVERAPPQTQLPSGASSGTGSASAAHGGAPLPGTRGPGASVHDRNANSYVMVGTFNLPSEPRVRLVMAQHMIRDIQTLLSRMECRGGPQAQASQPPPQTPTVASETVALNSQTSEPVESEAPPREPMESEEMEERTPAQTPELTPSGPAPAGPTPAPETNAPNHPSPAEHVEVLQELQRLQRRLQPFLQRYCEVLGAAATADYNNNHEGREEDQRLINLVGESLRLLGNTFVALSDLRCNLACAPPRHLHVVRPMSHYTTPMVLQQAAIPIQINVGTTVTMTGNGSRAPPAPSSEAASPGSGQASSLPPSATTVDSSTEGAPPPGPAPPPATSHPRVIRISHQSVEPVVMMHMNIQDSGSQPGGGPSAPTGPLGPPGHGQTLGSTLIQLPSLPPEFMHAVAHQITHQAMVAAVASAAAGQQVPGFPTAPTRVVIARPTPPQARPSHPGGPPVSGTLQGTGLGTNTSLAQMVSGLVGQLLMQPVLVAQGTPGMAPAPAPAPAPAQAQAPAPAPATASASAGTTNTATTAGPAPGGPAQPPPPQPSAADLQFSQLLGNLLGPAGPGAAGPGLASPTITVAMPGVPAFLQGMTDFLQASQTAPPPPPPPPPPPPAPEQQTTPPPGSPSGGTGSPGGLGPESLPPEFFTSVVQGVLSSLLGSLGARAGSSESIAAFIQRLSGSSNIFEPGADGALGFFGALLSLLCQNFSMVDVVMLLHGHFQPLQRLQPQLRSFFHQHYLGGQEPTPGNIRMATHTLITGLEEYVRESFSLVQVQPGVDIIRTNLEFLQEQFNSIAAHVLHCTDSGFGARLLELCNQGLFECLALNLHCLGGQQMELAAVINGRIRRMSRGVNPSLVSWLTTMMGLRLQVVLEHMPVGPDAILRYVRRVGDPPQTLPEEPMEVQGAERTSPEPQRENASPAPGTTAEEAMSRGPPPAPEGGSRDEQDGASADAEPWAAAVPPEWVPIIQQDIQSQRKVKPQPPLSDAYLSGMPAKRRKLRSDIQKRLQEDPNYSPQRFPNAHRAFADDP